From the Montipora capricornis isolate CH-2021 chromosome 2, ASM3666992v2, whole genome shotgun sequence genome, one window contains:
- the LOC138038493 gene encoding regulator of nonsense transcripts 1-like: MSTVDSYGPASQTLTFLDTEEPDFGADTQGSEYEFHDFTVPSQTQTQSQASQPESSQPLVNGNAVDQKEDLSNGPVAVNEDSKTDSGVSKVSNALGELNFEEDEDETFYTKDLPAYACRYCGVHDPASVVQCIQCKKWFCNGRGNTAGSHIVNHLVRAKHKEVTLHKDGPLGETILECYNCACRNVFLLGFIPAKADSVVVLLCRQPCATQSNSKDMNWDQAQWQPLINDRCFLSWLVKVPPDEDQLRARQISAQQINKLEELWKDNPEAKLEDLDKPGVDDEPQQVLLRYEDAYQYQNIFGPLVKLEADYDKKLKESQTQDNIVVRWDIGLNKKRIAYFSFPKTNDDMRLMPGDELRLRYVGELHKPWQGVGHVIKVPNNFGEEVGIELRSNLGAPVECTHNFVVDFVWKSTSFDRMQTGMKTFAVDETSVSGYIYHKLLGHEVEEQVVKCQLPKRFSAQGLPELNHSQVYAVKTVLQRPLSLIQGPPGTGKTVTSASVVYHLAKQSNGQVLVCAPSNIAVDQLTEKIHKTGLKVVRLCAKSREAIDSPVAFLALHNQVRNMDSVPELQKLQQLKDEQGELSAADEKRYRSLKRNCERDLLQHADVICTTCVGAGDPRLSKFRFRTVLIDESTQATEPECMVPVVLGCKQLILVGDHCQLGPVVMCKKAANAGLSQSLFERLVVLGIRPIRLQVQYRMHPSLSEFPSNLFYDGTLQNGVTIAERQQPGIDFPWPVPDKPMFFYSTMGQEEIASSGTSYLNRTEAANVEKIATRFLRAGVKPEQIGVITPYEGQRAYLVQYMQFSGSLHANLYLEIEVASVDAFQGREKDYIILSCVRSNEHQGIGFLNDPRRLNVALTRAKYGIIVIGNPKILSRQPLWNHLLNYYKENKALMEGPLNNLKESMIQFSKPRKLVNRTNPGGRFMSNTMFDAREALIRGSVYDRQMPGAPMDHPAAYDTYFHTHDRLSYIGAERTIPPAAAARIPVPVGMFIPPVPPPHHNYFGQPLAGRMPPHGRPVQQPRQRNQRNHHPHQPMGYAPHMPASQASQDASQPLSQGPLTQGGMSMSQPMASQPLSQPDLSQDSYLGDDLNLKSQADAVLSQDSTYQGERGGYMNSLPDYSQPNYASQY, from the exons ATGAGCACCGTAGACTCTTACGGCCCTGCATCACAAACGCTTACTTTTTTAGACACCGAAGAACCTGATTTCGGAGCAGATACCCAGGGCAGTGAATATGAATTTCACGATTTTACTGTCCCTTCCCAAACTCAAACGCAGTCACAAGCTTCGCAACCTGAAAGTAGCCAGCCTTTGGTTAACGGAAATGCCGTTGACCAGAAGGAAGACCTCAGCAATGGTCCAGTAGCGGTTAATGAAGATTCAAAGACGGACAGTGGCGTTTCTAAGGTTAGCAACGCTTTAGGAGAGCTAAACTttgaagaagacgaagacgaaacCTTTTACACAAAAGATCTTCCAGCCTACGCTTGCAG ATATTGTGGCGTCCATGACCCTGCATCTGTGGTTCAGTGTATTCAATGTAAGAAATGGTTTTGTAATGGCAGAGGAAACACGGCTGGCAG CCACATTGTTAACCATTTGGTCAGAGCCAAACACAAAGAGGTGACACTTCACAAGGATGGTCCTCTGGGAGAAACAATTTTGGAATGTTACAACTGTGCCTGTCGCAATGTCTTCTTGTTGGGCTTCATTCCAGCCAAGGCTGACTCTGTGGTGGTGTTGCTATGCAG GCAGCCCTGTGCAACCCAGAGTAACTCAAAGGATATGAACTG GGATCAAGCCCAGTGGCAGCCTCTGATCAATGATCGATGCTTCCTGTCCTGGCTTGTCAAAGTCCCCCCTGACGAGGATCAGTTGCGAGCAAGGCAG ATTTCAGCCCAGCAGATAAACAAGCTAGAAGAACTTTGGAAG GATAATCCAGAGGCCAAGCTGGAGGATTTGGACAAGCCTGGAGTTGATGATGAACCACAGCAAGTTCTTCTTAG GTATGAGGATGCTTATCAATATCAGAACATCTTTGGCCCACTGGTAAAGCTGGAGGCAGATTATGATAAGAAACTAAAAGAGTCACAG ACCCAAGATAACATCGTTGTTCGCTGGGATATTGGTCTTAACAAGAAGAGGATTGCCTACTTCTCATTTCCAAAAACAAATGATGACATGCGACTGATGCCTGGTGATGAACTGCGCCTGCGATACGTCGGTGAATTGCATAAACCCTGGCAGGGAGTTGGTCATGTAATCAAAGTCCCAAACA ACTTTGGCGAAGAAGTTGGGATTGAGTTGCGCAGCAATCTGGGTGCCCCAGTAGAATGCACTCACAACTTTGTTGTGGACTTTGTCTGGAAGTCAACATCTTTTGACAGAATGCAGACAGGGATGAAGACCTTTGCTGTTGATGAGACGTCAGTCAGTGGCTACATTTATCACAAACTACTGGGACATGAAGTTGAAGAGCAAGTTGTCAAGTGTCAACTGCCTAAGAG GTTCTCAGCTCAAGGATTGCCAGAACTTAACCACTCACAGGTTTATGCGGTGAAAACTGTTCTTCAGAGACCACTCAGCCTCATTCAG GGACCACCTGGCACTGGAAAGACAGTGACATCTGCTAGTGTTGTTTATCACTTAGCCAAACAAAGTAATGG TCAAGTTCTGGTCTGTGCTCCAAGTAATATTGCTGTTGATCAACTGACAGAGAAGATTCACAAGACAGGCCTTAAG GTTGTGAGACTTTGTGCTAAAAGTAGAGAGGCAATAGACTCCCCTGTGGCATTCCTTGCTCTGCACAATCAGGTGCGCAATATGGACAGTGTACCTGAACTTCAAAAGCTTCAACAGCTAAAAGATGAACAAGGAGAGTTGTCTGCCGCTGATGAAAAAAGATATAGATCCCTGAAGAGGAACTGTGAGCGGGACCTTCTGCAG caTGCAGATGTGATCTGCACCACATGTGTTGGTGCTGGAGATCCTCGTCTTTCCAAGTTTAGATTCCGAACTGTTTTGATTGATGAGTCAACACAAGCCACTGAACCGGAGTGCATGGTCCCAGTGGTGCTTGGTTGCAAACAG CTGATCCTGGTTGGAGATCATTGCCAGCTGGGGCCTGTTGTCATGTGCAAGAAGGCAGCCAA TGCTGGTCTTTCTCAGTCCTTGTTTGAACGCCTTGTGGTCCTGGGAATTCGCCCCATCCGTCTTCAAGTTCAGTACCGTATGCACCCCTCCCTGAGCGAGTTCCCATCCAATCTGTTTTATGATGGAACACTTCAGAATGGAGTAACTATTG CCGAACGCCAACAGCCAGGAATTGACTTCCCGTGGCCTGTGCCTGACAAACCGATGTTCTTCTACTCCACCATGGGACAAGAGGAAATCGCCTCCTCTGGTACATCTTACCTGAACAG GACTGAAGCTGCAAATGTGGAGAAGATTGCCACACGTTTCCTTCGTGCTGGAGTCAAGCCAGAACAAATTGGAGTTATCACTCCATATGAAGGCCAGAGAGCTTATCTCGTACAGTACATGCAATTCAGTGGATCTCTTCATGCCAATCTTTACCTG GAAATAGAGGTGGCCAGCGTGGATGCTTTCCAGGGACGTGAAAAGGATTACATCATCCTGTCTTGCGTGAGATCCAATGAACACCAG GGCATTGGTTTCCTGAACGACCCAAGGCGTTTGAATGTAGCTTTGACACGAGCAAA GTACGGTATCATTGTCATTGGCAATCCCAAGATTTTGTCCAGG CAACCGTTGTGGAACCATCTTTTGAACTACTACAAGGAAAATAAAGCTTTGATGGAAG GACCACTAAATAACCTGAAGGAGAGCATGATCCAGTTCAGCAAACCAAGAAAGCTTGTCAACAGAACCAATCCG GGAGGTCGTTTCATGAGCAACACGATGTTTGACGCCCGCGAGGCGTTGATCCGCGGCAGTGTGTATGACCGACAGATGCCAGGCGCACCAATGGACCACCCAGCTGCGTACGATACTTACTTCCATACCCATGACCGTCTGAGCTACATTGGTGCTGAACGGACCATCCCACCGGCAGCTGCAGCAAGGATCCCGGTACCCGTGGGAATGTTTATTCCCCCGGTACCTCCACCGCATCATAACTACTTTGGACAG CCTTTGGCGGGTCGTATGCCGCCACATGGTCGTCCAGTTCAGCAGCCCCGGCAACGCAATCAGCGAAATCATCACCCACACCAGCCAATGGGCTATGCTCCACACATGCCAGCAAGCCAGGCAAGCCAG GATGCCTCCCAGCCTCTGTCCCAGGGCCCCCTGACTCAGGGCGGAATGTCCATGAGTCAGCCAATGGCCTCTCAGCCCTTGTCCCAACCAGACCTGTCTCAAGACAGTTACCTTGGCGACGACTTGAACCTCAAGTCTCAGGCAGACGCCGTGCTATCACAGGACTCCACCTAccagggggagaggggaggttACATGAACTCCCTACCAGACTACTCCCAGCCAAACTATGCCTCCCAGTACTGA
- the LOC138038497 gene encoding haloacid dehalogenase-like hydrolase domain-containing 5: protein MSFYLTSRLTFQQSKLSDVLRFCGVRFFCDNPTLRLSQRPAFPSFGVLLDIDGVLVRGRKPIPGAREALEMLRQAEVPSVFLTNGGCESEKEAAERLSDKIGFEVREDQMVLSHTPLKMFNWLHKKHVLISGQQNIKEIIQGYGFTKVSDIEDVRKAYPLLDMADRERRYDQINLGIPVEELPPIEAVLLLGEPVRWETNLQLIVDLLVTSGSPSSSSTTSNEHIPVIAVNTDLLYVAEAPLPRFGHGAFLMCLEALYKKLTGNKLIYTALLGKPNLASYQYAEHCLLNQVNESSSSQINSLYAIGDNLDTDIYGANMCNEYLKAFHETDKDRIINHFTRTSVEVKGNAAMKWMPEVRRIESILVHTGVSSQDGENPPNSEGARFQHRDILFQPHLRRACHVVDDVTAAVELILKMEQGCS, encoded by the exons ATGTCTTTCTATCTCACCTCGCGTCTTACCTTTCAACAATCGAAACTAAGCGATGTTCTGCGTTTTTGCGGTGTTCGATTTTTCTGTGACAATCCCACGCTTAGATTATCGCAGAGGCCGGCTTTTCCGTCATTTGGCGTCTTGCTGGATATTGACGGGGTACTTGTGAGAGGTCGGAAGCCAATCCCAGGGGCAAGAGAAGCCCTTGAAATGCTCCGACAAGCAGAAGTTCCCTCAGTGTTTTTAACTAATGGAGGTTGTGAGTCAGAAAAGGAAGCTGCAGAACGTCTATCCGACAAGATTGGTTTTGAG GTAAGAGAGGATCAAATGGTTTTGTCTCATACACCTTTAAAAATGTTTAACTGGTTACACAAGAAACATGTTTTGATATCCGGACAACAGAACATTAAGGAAATCATACAAGG CTATGGATTCACCAAAGTGTCAGATATTGAAGACGTAAGAAAAGCTTATCCTTTACTAGACATGGCTGACCGGGAGAGAAGATATGATCAAATAAAT CTTGGCATTCCAGTCGAAGAATTACCACCCATTGAAG CGGTACTCCTGCTTGGTGAACCAGTGCGGTGGGAGACAAACCTTCAGCTTATTGTCGACCTTCTTGTCACCAGTGGAAGCCCTTCTTCAAGTTCCACGACATCCAATGAGCACATTCCAGTGATTGCAGTAAACACTGATTTATTATACGTGGCAGAAGCTCCCTTGCCAAG GTTTGGTCACGGAGCTTTCTTGATGTGTCTTGAGGCTCTTTACAAG AAACTGACTGGTAACAAGTTGATTTACACAGCTCTTCTGGGGAAACCAAATTTGGCAAGCTACCAGTATGCTGAACATTGTCTCTTAAATCAAGTCAATGAAAGCAGTTCAAGTCAAATCAATTCACTCTATGCTATCGG tGATAACCTGGACACAGATATTTATGGAGCCAATATGTGTAATGAATATTTGAAGGCATTTCATGAAACTGATAAAGACAGGATTATAAATCATTTCACAAGAACTAGCGTGGAGGTAAAAGGCAATGCTGCTATGAAGTGGATGCCAGAGGTTAGGAGGATAGAGTCAATTTTAGTTCATACTGGAGTTTCATCGCAAGATGGTGAAAACCCACCAAACTCTGAAGGAGCACGCTTCCAGCACCGCGATATACTTTTTCAACCTCATCTTAGAAGAGCTTGTCATGTTGTGGATGACGTAACAGCAGCAGTTGAactcatcttaaaaatggaaCAGGGTTGTTCCTAG